Proteins from a single region of Urocitellus parryii isolate mUroPar1 chromosome 4, mUroPar1.hap1, whole genome shotgun sequence:
- the LOC113198802 gene encoding olfactory receptor 5AN1-like has translation MTRGRNVTEITQFILLGFSDFPRITAVLFVMFLLIYMTALTWNLSLMVLIRMDSHLHTPMYFFLSNLSFIDLCYVTSTVPKMLSNFFQEQQTISFVGCIVQYFFFSTMGLSESYLMTAMAYDRYAAICSPLLYSSIMSPSLCARMVLGSYVAGLTASLSQVCSLLQLHFCGPNVISHFFCDMPQLLKLSCTDTFFVQVLTAILTMLFGIANVLLIMISYGYIVMSIMRITSAKGRSKAFNTCASHLTAVSLFYTSGMFVYLSSSSGGSSSFDRFASVFYTVVIPMLNPLIYSLRNKEIKDALKRLPKKIGYC, from the coding sequence ATGACTAGGGGAAGAAATGTCACAGAGATCACCCAGTTCATCCTCCTGGGATTCTCAGATTTCCCCAGAATCACAGCAGTGCTCTTTGTGATGTTCCTGCTCATCTACATGACAGCGCTGACCTGGAACCTGTCCCTCATGGTTTTAATAAGGATGGATTCCCACCtccacactcccatgtacttcttcctcagcaaTCTGTCTTTCATCGATCTCTGCTACGTCACCTCCACAGTCCCCAAGATGCTGTCCAACTTCTTCCAGGAGCAGCAAACCATCAGCTTTGTGGGCTGCATTGTTCAGTACTTCTTCTTCTCAACCATGGGGCTGAGCGAATCCTATCTCATGACCGCCATGGCTTACGACCGGTACGCTGCCATCTGTAGCCCTCTGCTCTACTCTTCCATCATGTCACCCTCCCTCTGTGCTCGCATGGTGCTGGGATCCTACGTGGCCGGACTCACTGCTTCCTTATCCCAAGTGTGCTCTCTGCTTCAGCTCCACTTCTGTGGGCCTAACGTCATCAgccacttcttctgtgacatgCCCCAGCTGTTGAAACTCTCCTGCACTGACACCTTCTTCGTGCAAGTCCTGACTGCTATATTAACCATGCTCTTTGGGATAGCCAATGTCCTACTGATCATGATATCCTATGGCTACATTGTCATGTCCATCATGAGGATCACCTCTGCCAAAGGCAGGTCCAAGGCGTTCAACACCTGCGCTTCTCACCTCACCGCCGTCTCCCTCTTCTACACTTCAGGTATGTTTGTCTATTTGAGTTCGAGTTCTGGTGGCTCCTCCAGCTTTGACAGATTTGCCTCCGTCTTCTACACTGTGGTGATTCCCATGCTGAATCCCTTGATTTACAGTCTGAGgaacaaagaaatcaaagacgCCTTGAAGAGGCTGCCGAAAAAGATAGGCTACTGCTAA